DNA sequence from the Lachancea thermotolerans CBS 6340 chromosome H complete sequence genome:
AAGTTCTGGTGGAGCCGTTGGAAGAGGTGTAGACATCCTCAACACCGGCCAACTCCAACAACTTCTTGACGGCTGGGGAGGCGACGATACCCTTACCTCTTGGGGCTGGGATCAATCTGACGGTGACGGAACCACACTTACCAGAGGTCTTGGTGGCCAAAGAGTGGGGTTGACCCAAGTTGTTACCCCAGTAACCTCTTCTGATTGGGATGACAGAAAGCTTGGCAATGATGATACCGGCTCTGATGGCACCAGCGACTTCCTTGGCAGTCTTAATACCTAGACCGACGTGGCCGTTAGAGTCACCGACGACGACAACAGCCTTGAATCTGGTTCTTTGACCAGCTCTGGTCTGCTTCTGGACAGGCTTGATGTTCATGACCTCGTCCTTCAAAGTTGGCAACAAAGTGTCGACGATCTGGAACTCCTTGACTGGCAGGGAGTGCAAGAAGATCTCCTCGACGGAGGTGATCTTACCGGCCTTCACCAGTCTACCCAACTTGGTAACTGGAGTCCATCCCTTCTCCTCCTGGTCTCTTCTacctcttctttgttgaCGGCCCTTGTTACGGCCACCGAAACcgcctcttctttggtCACCCtgagctggagctggagctggagcagACATTGTTAATTAATTTGTCTCTTGTCGGAATGGATCACGGAAAGTTGATGTAGGTAACTTTCAATCGACAGTGAGTGGGGAGGGAAAGAAGCCTAAGCGCGAGACTGCAGGCTCGGGAAGCGATGAGTTAAAACTTTTACTGACGATGCTCGCCTGCCGTCGCGCTCGTTGTGCGCACATCATCCAGTACGAATATACTGAAAAGTTCCATGTCCTCAAAAACCTGCGTGGGTACAGCTCGAGGGCGATTGAGAATCCGTGaaaaaatacaaaaatTTCAGTTCACTATCCGTATGTATGGGTGTATGATAGGGGTACGGGTGGAAGCAGTCACAAGTGCCACGTGCATTGTCAACCTCAGATATGACGGtccaaagcttttggatcGGCGGCAAGCCGGACCCGGATGTGGCACACTCCGAGCTAGACGCACGTGATCAGCACTCGCGACCTTCCCATGACACAAAAAGCAGGAGGCACTGGTGCGACTCTATGCCTGCCATTGAGGTCGAGCGCCATTTTGGAGAAAACTTTGCCGCTTGTGCCATGCTGGCAGTCCAATTGGGCCGGTGGACTTCCAGCGGCTGGCTCAACTTCCCACAAGCCTCATCGTTCACGTGATCGAAACTCAGTAGCTTAACTCGAAGTTCCCGCTCTCCCCGCCTTCCTTTGCTCTTCCTCTCCACGCGCGACGCCGTCTAGCGTACCAACCCGCAATCGCGATCAGTGTTCCGCATTTTTGCTGCCCCTGAAAACCAGGGGCGAAAAAGTATATAAAGGGCAGGCCGCGGCGGTTGGAACAAAAGTCGCGTGTATCGGCTGAAAggcaacttcaagaaaagaccGCACATCAGCCCGGATTTTTCGAGTTTCCCATCCATTGCACCCCCATGCCTAAGTATGTCTGAGCTTTCGTATAGCGGCTGCAGCGCGGCTGCGCTGCCGCTTGCACCCTTTCGACCGGCACTAACTCCGTGacagtcacgtgaaacAAACTAAAGAAGCGGCCAGTGGCCAGAATGAGGTCGACTCGTCGAACATCCCAGATGCTGCTAAGAGGGCCGCGCAGGAGTTGCGCGAAGAGGCGCAGGACCTCAGAGAGGAGGCCAATAAGGAGTTcgaggagcttgaaagaaacgGCACGATCGACAAGTACAAAGACAACGCTGCGGGGATCCTCAAAAACGTCGCGAACCGCGCTTCCGCCGCCGCGTCCTACGTTGCGACCCGCGTTAAGACCGTGTCTCAGCGCGTCGCATACGAGCTGCGCAACCCTGTGGTCATTGTGAACGCAGCCCTTGGTGTCGGTCTCGTCTCCACGCTTCTGAAAGGCTACACGAAGAACCAGCGCTACCTCAAGGGCAAGTCCGACTCTGTCATTCTCTCCACCGTTGTTGGCGCTACTGCCGCTGTCGCCCTAGATGTGTACTTGTCCGGCAAGTACTACCAGAAGTTTGACCAGAAgtccaacaagaagagattgtAAGCTGCGAGTCTCTCGCCGTCTCTTTCTACGCGACCGCCCATCGTACTCACCCCGCGCATGAATCATAACAGCCATCACCGCCTCCaccatcatcatcatcattaTCATATTCACTATGTTTTATATAACTTTAATGAAACCACGTATCTGTCACTTTGCACGCGGAAGCTTTCCCTAAGTTGAATCACGAGAAATGGCAACAGCGCTCCCCAACTTGCCATATCGAGTCGAGTTCTAACTCAGGCAAATGGTAGGAGAGCCCCACGAGGATTATCTCGATGCTCCAAAATCCAGGGCCAAGTCCCCGGTCCCGGCCCGGTTGAGCCCTTTCGCCAGCGGGGTTACGGAACCCACCACTTCGGTCGATTTCGCATCGTCCTTCCCAGCTCCGCCGCGTCCTTTCTTCGAGGAGCCGCGGCCATCCAGCTCCAGTGTGTACCTTGATTTGGCTTCAGAACGGCAATCCGTGCGCACCACGCACCAGGACTTGGAGCACGAGCTCTTACAGTCTATGCGCTCCCTAGATCTAATGCCCAAAAAGCACGCTGTTAGCAATGAAATACCGTCCATTTTCGAAGGTTGCGCCCCTGAGACCAAGCCTTTGCCTCTGCACCACGACAAGCAGTTCTTTATAATGTCATCTGCCGGGAAACCTATATACACCATGCACGGCCAGGACGAGCTTGTAATGGGCCTTATGGGTATTATCCACACGGTCATTAACTACTTCAAGCTTCACGACACCAAGGTGCATTCAATTGTCAACTCATCTGGCAGCTCTGTCAAGCAAAGGTTTGTATTTCTCGATAAATCGCCAATTATTCTAATGGCAATGTCTGCACGGGAAGAATCCACAAATGATCTGCTGCAACAGCTTGACTTCCTCTACTCTTACCTCATTTCAACGTTGAGCAGGAAACAACTAACACGCTTGTTTTCTAAGCGCGAGAATTTTGACCTGCGGCGCTTCCTTACCGATTCtgactttcaaaatctcaaCCATATATGTGACTCTATTTCGAGAGGATTCAACCCTGAATTTTTGCTAGGGGCGCTGCGGTGCCTCCCACTGCGAAAATCAACACGTCAGATCATTGACAACACAATGCTTGCACAGATCCAAGACCCGGGGACCAATGTCGGAAGAGGTACATTGCTTTATGGTCTCATTGTTGCTCCAGGCGGACAGTTGTGCTCGGTTTTAAGACCAAGAGGCCATACGTTGCACACCACGGACCTACATCTATTATTCTCTCTGGTTTTTAACCAATTTCAAGGGTTGCAAGACgatcaagaactttggcTACCCATCTGCTTCCCGAAATTCAACTCTAGTGGCTTTCTTCACTGTTATATACggcttcttcctcatcaCGCGTCGAAGCCAAGGCCAGCAGATGCACGCAGCACTGTCTCTCATTCCCAAGAACCATTGGACTCTCTAAGCCAAATTCGGAACCGCACAGATCTCTCGTCCACACGTCTTAGACCTGCTTTAGTGTTGATaagtgctcaaaaagagagtttttttgccttgaagaagattgGTCAAGGTATTATAGATGAGCTTGATAGACAGGGGATTACTAACCAGATATCAATGGCCTCGGATTCAGGATTCACCATGGCCGACATCCCTGCAAAATTCGTGCATCACTTCATTTACAAATCCAAAAGACACGTACAATACGTTATGCCACATCTCGGACCACTAGCCGACTTGAGTTTCCCTATTATTGATGACGACTCAAGAAGCACTTTTTCAGTGGAGGGAAACCAGGATAACCGCTCCGAGGAAAATGGTCCGGGGGCGGCATCTTCCAACGACAAAACACGTCAGAAACTTTacctccaaaaactcatgAGCTATTACACCCATATAAGGAACAACGCGGTCAGTGATAACGGGAAGTCTTTCAATAATTCGACTTTGACGTTCATTAAATGGTCAAATGATCAGCCTTCGCTAGAAGGTCTCCCGTCGGGTGAACCGATAAATGTACTCTGCCTAGCATGGCTAACTCCCACTTTCGAGTTGCTGTTAATTTGCAACAATGGCGTAAGCGATCGGAATACGGCCCTGAAAAGCGCCAAGAACATAGTTGACTGGTGCAGAAAAAATGAGCATAGGTTATTTGTCAGTAATGGAGCCATTTTTTGAGTTATTTCATTCTTCAATAACGGCCTCAATGGCTGCTCGAGGAACAGTACTTCAATCTCTGATGTCtcaaactttgaagctggtcTTCATAAGGCTAAATTTGTACAAAAGAGTGCGGAACGTCGAATACATGTGGTACTTTGCGGTTTTTACTTGAGATGCTCTTTCTGTGCTTCATAATCATAGAAGCCTGTCCATCACCAAACTTCCTCACTAGCTTTTTATAGAATAACCCGCATGCATTGCACAGGCTTCTTCTGCCGCAGGGACCTTTCCTCCATTCTGGGGTTTTGGTAGATGAACAGTGCGCGCATTGAAGCGCGTTTCTCATTACTCTTCCCTTTGGTTCCCCGATTGCCTTCGTGCTCAGCTGGGTATCAATATTGTGACGTCCTGTGTTATGTGACGCCACCGCCTCAGAGAATATGGCAGCGTTTCCTCCCTTGGCGTGACCAGAAGCGGTCCCAAGCCTACAAGACGCCTTCCGAGGTTCATCCTTACTGAGCTTTTGGCCCAGGTCCATTCTTGGAAGACTAATGCCACCAATCATGCCTTTGCCAGACGTTGCTATGGTATTTTCAGGGCGTCTATTCATCTTTAATTCAATGTGCTTGGATTTCCATAGCTTGATTGCTTGGAGAGACTCATGAACCTTTTTTGCCATGGATATGGTTATATCCAAGCTTTCCATATTAATAAACTCGGTCAAAAAGTACATCCCATCATCTCCAGATGTATCTTGGCTATGAACCGAAAGGGGCCACTCTTGTAAATTCTCGAAGACGCACCGTGAGCTTGTCAGAATTTCAGCCACTTTCAGCTGATACTCCCCATTTGAACTTATCACCTCGTCTTTTATTGAGTTCCCTGTGATATGGACCTCGTGCATTTTTGGAGATGCTTCTACCAAGTTTGCCAATCGAAGCAGGTCCCCGCTTGGCTTTTGTATTTTACCCACTCTGAGGAGCTGCCGCGGCGCGGTATCGCCAGTATAGAATTTCACTAGCTGAGGGTGTTCAAAGCGCGTGGGAGAGGAATGGAAGGGTAATTTCTCATGGCGTCGGCCACTATGGGACTGCTTGGGAGAGCCAAGCTGGCCAAGCTGGCCAAGCTTGAAACTGGGATATTCTTCATTGTTCGTCGAAAGAAAACCCATCTGCGCTTTTATCTCTCTATTCGTGAAATCATTAATAACTGTGGTCCTTTCGATTGTGTGCGCACAAATGTTATGCAGCAATTGACGAATTCCCGGCAAACTTGGGGTTGCTTTGggagatttttgaagcactttGATTGTTGGTTGATCAGTGGCAGATCTTAATTCTTGGAACCTATCGCTTCGAAAAAGTGCGTCGGTGTGCATTAGAATAGCGATTTTGATTACCTTGGAGTTTGTGTTCTCTTGTATTATGAACCTTCGTcgagagctctttgaggaaACTCGGAAAAGATGGCGCTAGTGAGAACGAATGAATGTGAGCTTTTccttttcgaagaactaGTTACATCTGGCGCTGCCTGGCTAATTTTATACCACGAAATACCTTTAAAGTTTCACCAGCCGTCACTGTAAGATCGATTTGTTTCGCTATCTCCTGCGTAGTAACTATCTTTAGATTCAAGTACTCTTTATGCTTCGTAAGGCCCTAGGAGCATCGCCTATTCCGCACAACATTGCATTATGTTTGTGACGACGCTCTGGACCTCTGGCGAAACTTTTCTGTAAGCGCTATTAGCGACGTACAAAATCTTAATCAATATATCTCGACAGGTAAACGCTGTCTTCCAGAATGATTGCTACTTGAAGGTGCGTCAAATTGGTCTGGAACAACGCACGGCTGATGACTTTAGGATCAGAATATAACCAGAAGTTCTGTATACCTTTGAGACAATACCTTACCCATAATCATATGCGACAAAACGTCATTTCAAGTTAATGAAATGTGCGAGAACGAACGCAGCTTACTACCGCTAAGCGGCTCCATAAAACTTAGGCAACTTTAACTTTACTTTCATCCAGCGACATGAACACTGCGTAAGAGGCATTTAAAGCATGTGATCCAATTATTGTGTCAGTATCAACTTGTCGCGAGGATACACACTGTGTGAAAAACCCCGCTATATCTAACGAGCAAAAAGCCAAATAAGACCAGCAGAAATATCTATTCTTGAATTATTCCCTTCACAAGGGCAGCCAGGTAATTGCACTACGTTCCATAACCGTTTGAGCAACAACGAAGCACCTATATTGTTGTTAATTTTGAAGCCCGCGTAAGGCCTGCGCTAACCTTCATTGTTAGGAATACAGTTTGAAATGAGAAAAGTAAATAGACCCAATCAACAGAAGCGAACTTGGCACTGTGAAGTACCTTTTTAGAGAGTTTCAAATTCGAGTTTGTAATTGAAGCTTCCCTAAATCTCACGTGCAGGGCGACTTCACAAAGGTAGTTTTAAGGTATCCTTTGATACTTCAAATTCCTGCTGTAATAGACCAACGAATGACTGAAGATGCCCCGTGTTTGTCGGAAACTTCAATTGGCACTGATACTGGTATCAATTGGGCAAGTCCTGGGCTTCACTGACTACCTGCTGAAATCATGTTCTCAATCGGGCTtctgtcaaagaaacaggCATTACGCTTCAGAGATCGAAAGGGCTCAGGAAAGCCCATACAGCCTGGACCCTGCTAGCATTCAAATTAGTAACTCGAATCACACTTTCCAGGCCACGATCCAAAAAAGTATTCCAGATCTTCTTAGCTTCAATGAAACTCTAATAGTTGAGCTGCCGGTCTTcgttgatgttcttgatggcGGAAAAGTCCGCTTCAGAATAGACGAAAGGAGAGAAACAAACAATACTTATGTTCCTGAAATCTTAAACCCCAAGCGTTACGACGAAGCATCCCTCTGGGCCTTCCAGAAGGACGCCAAAACTCAACCTGTTGAAGTGGGCATCGAGAAATCTCTCTGGTCCCGGAAGACATCTGTCACATTCATCGCCCCAGATTCGCAGGTCAAGATAAGAGTTTTCCTGAAGCAATTTAGAATTGAGTTTTACTTCGAAGAAAATCTGGTTCTGGTGGTGAATGACAGGCTGCTCCTAAACGTCGAACACTTAAGAACTCCAGAGGAAAACACTTTGCAAAAATTGCCAGAGGAGCTGACTTTTAAcgactttgaagatgacTTCGAGTACTCTAAAAAAGATACTCTGCCTTTCGGTCCAGAGTCAGTTGCGCTGGACTTTACATTTGTTGGAGTTACTGATGTTTTTGGAATTCCTGAGCACGCTGACAGCCtaaagctcaaagatacGCGGGATGGGGAACCTTATCGCCTTTTCAATGCTGACGTCTTCGAGTACAGCTTAGGTGCCAGAACACCCATGTATGGTGCTATCCCTTTTATGATTGGAAGTACCCCAGATTTTTCTGCTGGTATTTTTTGGGTAAATGCTGCGGACACCTGGGTAGATATTAACTACAGTGAGTCGAGTACCGGTACCCACTGGATGTCTGAAGCTGGAACCATAGATGTAATCATCTTTCTCGCAAAAACTCCACAAGAAGTCACGTCTGCATACACAGAAATCACAGGGAGGCCGCAATTGCCTCTTAGCTCGTCCATTGGCTACCACCAATGCAGATGGAACTACAATGATGAAAGGGACGTTCTGACTGTTGACTCTCAGATGGACAAGGCTGGAATTCCTTACGACTACATTTGGTTAGATTTAGAATACACGGATgacaaaaagttctttacTTGGAAGCCTGATGCTTTCCCCGATCCAAGGAGgatgctcaaaaagcttcatACGCTGGGCAGAAACCTAGTTACTTTGATTGATCCTCACTTGAAAGTTGACTACAGTGCAAGTAACACGGTTGAGAAGAGCGGCGCTTCCGTGCGCAATAGTCTCGGCGCTAGCTACCATGGGCACTGCTGGCCAGGAGAGTCGATTTGGATTGACACAATTGGCAAAAATGCTCGTAAAGTCTGGGGCAAGCTCATGTCAAACTTCTTGCAAGACTATAACAACTTACACATATGGAACGACATGAATGAGCCTTCTGTTTTTAGTGGACCGGAAACCACTGCACCAAAAGATTTGATACACGATGGTGGATTTGAAGAACGCTCAATCCACAACCTTTACGGGCTAACAGTTCATGAGGCCACTTACAACGCCATGAGAGAGAATTATGGAGAGAAAAATAGAAGGCCTTTCATCCTGTCCAGGTCTTTCTTCGCAGGCTCTCAACGTACAGCCGCCACCTGGACGGGTGACAACGTTGCAAACTGGGAATACTTGAAGATTTCGATCCCAATGTGCTTATCAAATAATGTTGCTGGATTTCCTTTCATTGGCGCCGATATTGCAGGATTTTCTGGAAACCCCACAACTGAACTGCTTGCACGGTGGTATCAAGCAGGCATGTGGTACCCTTTCTTTAGAGGCCATGCCCATATTGATGCTGCTCGCAGAGAACCGTACCTTTTCGAAGAACCACTGAAGTCCATTGTCAAAGATGCTATTCTTTTGAGATACTCGCTGATGCCAACCTTCTATACAGCATTTTACGAGTCAAGCACAAAGGGTTCTCCTATAATGAAtcctgttttttttgtccACCCCGAATTGCACGAATGCTACGGAATAGATGACCAGTTTTATATTGGCAGTAGTGGTCTTCTTGTAAAGCCGGTAACAGAGCAAGGCGCTActgaagttcaagtttttttCCCAGCGGGGCAGTTTTACGAGTTTGATAGCCTGAAAGCATTTTCTGTCCAAGAGCCATCATACTTGACAATAGATGCGCCCATTGACAAGCAACCCATTTCCATAGAAGGGGGTCacattcttttcaagaaagagagatATCGGAGATCGTCGAAATTGATGGAGCACGACCCTTACACGTTAGTTATTGCTCCCGATGTGAATGGAAAGGCCGAAGGAACGTTGTATATAGATGATGGTGAAACGTTCGCTTTCCAGGATGGCGAATACATGAAGGTTGCAGTGAAGCTCGAGAACGACGTACTAGAATCAACCGTCACTCACATGCCTACAAAATTTCCAAATTTATCAACTCACGTCGAGAGAATTATAGTCGGGGGAGGCCAATACTCAAGTGGCCCAAATCGTGTCacattgaagaaggacaaaaCGGAATGGATCCTGGAAAcaaagatttcaaagaacgGCCATCACGCAATCATCGAAAACCCACATCTTGATCTGTCGAAGCCTTGGTCTCTGGAGGTTCACCGTTAACATTGACTGCTTGGTACTGAATCTTGTTGAGGACCACTTGTTTCTCGCAGCCGCGTTGAGTATTTAACAACTTTGGTCCAGAAGATCTTTTTATCACAAGAAGGGCACGAACCCGAATGAGGCAACAATTTTCTCACGCCAGTAAGCGCTTGCTCATCGTCTACAAATATTCGATGCAAACAGCTTAAGTGAGAGAGGAATTGGCAGTTATCTGTTGGGCAGAACGCCACTAGTGGCTTCGGACTATCTTCGTCGCTCATGTAGTTAAAATCCTTATGACAAATAGGGCAGGTGATGCAACCATGGTAAA
Encoded proteins:
- the RPS2 gene encoding 40S ribosomal protein uS5 (highly similar to uniprot|P25443 Saccharomyces cerevisiae YGL123W RPS2), with translation MSAPAPAPAQGDQRRGGFGGRNKGRQQRRGRRDQEEKGWTPVTKLGRLVKAGKITSVEEIFLHSLPVKEFQIVDTLLPTLKDEVMNIKPVQKQTRAGQRTRFKAVVVVGDSNGHVGLGIKTAKEVAGAIRAGIIIAKLSVIPIRRGYWGNNLGQPHSLATKTSGKCGSVTVRLIPAPRGKGIVASPAVKKLLELAGVEDVYTSSNGSTRTLENTLKATFVAIGNTYGFLTPNLWAAQPLPVSPLDIYSDEASAEKKRY
- the OM14 gene encoding Om14p (some similarities with uniprot|P38325 Saccharomyces cerevisiae YBR230C Hypothetical ORF) is translated as MPNGQNEVDSSNIPDAAKRAAQELREEAQDLREEANKEFEELERNGTIDKYKDNAAGILKNVANRASAAASYVATRVKTVSQRVAYELRNPVVIVNAALGVGLVSTLLKGYTKNQRYLKGKSDSVILSTVVGATAAVALDVYLSGKYYQKFDQKSNKKRL
- the MON1 gene encoding guanine nucleotide exchange factor MON1 (similar to uniprot|P53129 Saccharomyces cerevisiae YGL124C MON1 Protein required for fusion of cvt- vesicles and autophagosomes with the vacuole associates as a complex with Ccz1p with a perivacuolar compartment potential Cdc28p substrate), translating into MVGEPHEDYLDAPKSRAKSPVPARLSPFASGVTEPTTSVDFASSFPAPPRPFFEEPRPSSSSVYLDLASERQSVRTTHQDLEHELLQSMRSLDLMPKKHAVSNEIPSIFEGCAPETKPLPLHHDKQFFIMSSAGKPIYTMHGQDELVMGLMGIIHTVINYFKLHDTKVHSIVNSSGSSVKQRFVFLDKSPIILMAMSAREESTNDLLQQLDFLYSYLISTLSRKQLTRLFSKRENFDLRRFLTDSDFQNLNHICDSISRGFNPEFLLGALRCLPLRKSTRQIIDNTMLAQIQDPGTNVGRGTLLYGLIVAPGGQLCSVLRPRGHTLHTTDLHLLFSLVFNQFQGLQDDQELWLPICFPKFNSSGFLHCYIRLLPHHASKPRPADARSTVSHSQEPLDSLSQIRNRTDLSSTRLRPALVLISAQKESFFALKKIGQGIIDELDRQGITNQISMASDSGFTMADIPAKFVHHFIYKSKRHVQYVMPHLGPLADLSFPIIDDDSRSTFSVEGNQDNRSEENGPGAASSNDKTRQKLYLQKLMSYYTHIRNNAVSDNGKSFNNSTLTFIKWSNDQPSLEGLPSGEPINVLCLAWLTPTFELLLICNNGVSDRNTALKSAKNIVDWCRKNEHRLFVSNGAIF
- a CDS encoding GATA-type transcription factor (some similarities with uniprot|P40209 Saccharomyces cerevisiae YMR136W GAT2 Protein containing GATA family zinc finger motifs; similar to Gln3p and Dal80p; expression repressed by leucine) — its product is MHTDALFRSDRFQELRSATDQPTIKVLQKSPKATPSLPGIRQLLHNICAHTIERTTVINDFTNREIKAQMGFLSTNNEEYPSFKLGQLGQLGSPKQSHSGRRHEKLPFHSSPTRFEHPQLVKFYTGDTAPRQLLRVGKIQKPSGDLLRLANLVEASPKMHEVHITGNSIKDEVISSNGEYQLKVAEILTSSRCVFENLQEWPLSVHSQDTSGDDGMYFLTEFINMESLDITISMAKKVHESLQAIKLWKSKHIELKMNRRPENTIATSGKGMIGGISLPRMDLGQKLSKDEPRKASCRLGTASGHAKGGNAAIFSEAVASHNTGRHNIDTQLSTKAIGEPKGRVMRNALQCAHCSSTKTPEWRKGPCGRRSLCNACGLFYKKLVRKFGDGQASMIMKHRKSISSKNRKVPHVFDVPHSFVQI
- the ROT2 gene encoding glucan 1,3-alpha-glucosidase ROT2 (similar to uniprot|P38138 Saccharomyces cerevisiae YBR229C ROT2 Glucosidase II catalytic subunit required for normal cell wall synthesis mutations in rot2 suppress tor2 mutations and are synthetically lethal with rot1 mutations): MPRVCRKLQLALILVSIGQVLGFTDYLLKSCSQSGFCQRNRHYASEIERAQESPYSLDPASIQISNSNHTFQATIQKSIPDLLSFNETLIVELPVFVDVLDGGKVRFRIDERRETNNTYVPEILNPKRYDEASLWAFQKDAKTQPVEVGIEKSLWSRKTSVTFIAPDSQVKIRVFLKQFRIEFYFEENLVLVVNDRLLLNVEHLRTPEENTLQKLPEELTFNDFEDDFEYSKKDTLPFGPESVALDFTFVGVTDVFGIPEHADSLKLKDTRDGEPYRLFNADVFEYSLGARTPMYGAIPFMIGSTPDFSAGIFWVNAADTWVDINYSESSTGTHWMSEAGTIDVIIFLAKTPQEVTSAYTEITGRPQLPLSSSIGYHQCRWNYNDERDVLTVDSQMDKAGIPYDYIWLDLEYTDDKKFFTWKPDAFPDPRRMLKKLHTLGRNLVTLIDPHLKVDYSASNTVEKSGASVRNSLGASYHGHCWPGESIWIDTIGKNARKVWGKLMSNFLQDYNNLHIWNDMNEPSVFSGPETTAPKDLIHDGGFEERSIHNLYGLTVHEATYNAMRENYGEKNRRPFILSRSFFAGSQRTAATWTGDNVANWEYLKISIPMCLSNNVAGFPFIGADIAGFSGNPTTELLARWYQAGMWYPFFRGHAHIDAARREPYLFEEPLKSIVKDAILLRYSLMPTFYTAFYESSTKGSPIMNPVFFVHPELHECYGIDDQFYIGSSGLLVKPVTEQGATEVQVFFPAGQFYEFDSLKAFSVQEPSYLTIDAPIDKQPISIEGGHILFKKERYRRSSKLMEHDPYTLVIAPDVNGKAEGTLYIDDGETFAFQDGEYMKVAVKLENDVLESTVTHMPTKFPNLSTHVERIIVGGGQYSSGPNRVTLKKDKTEWILETKISKNGHHAIIENPHLDLSKPWSLEVHR